The following proteins are co-located in the Streptococcus downei MFe28 genome:
- a CDS encoding LacI family DNA-binding transcriptional regulator, producing the protein MVTIKDVAERAGVSPSTVSRTLQDSSAISQKTKDRVNKAMKELGYVPNIAAKMLASNDSQAIGLVFPPITKQERHSQPFNMEIMTVINHEAKENNYTVSIAVGPSVQELEEQIKRMYAEKRVDGFIVLYTMADDPVQKFLLANQIPFVVLGTPVDYENETTYVDNDNKLMARTAVDHLVQMGHRNILFITDDLTSEVYLERYIGYGIGTSLNDLPRHPSFLFDKSDSKTLDKLLDYVQSQAISALVVIDDLTALKVMEFFNLHGLRVPEDLSLVSFNNSAYAQILHPYLTSFDINIKNLGRIAFERVWALVQQKSKVRAKVLVPFDLKKRESVKNIRKS; encoded by the coding sequence ATGGTAACCATCAAGGATGTAGCCGAACGAGCTGGTGTCAGTCCTTCTACGGTCAGCCGAACCCTGCAGGATAGCTCTGCCATTTCCCAAAAGACCAAGGACAGGGTTAATAAGGCCATGAAGGAACTGGGCTATGTTCCCAATATTGCTGCTAAGATGCTGGCCAGTAATGATAGCCAGGCCATCGGTTTGGTCTTTCCGCCCATCACCAAACAGGAGCGTCACAGTCAGCCCTTCAACATGGAAATCATGACGGTGATTAATCATGAAGCTAAGGAGAACAACTATACGGTATCGATTGCTGTAGGTCCTTCGGTCCAAGAGTTGGAGGAGCAAATCAAGCGAATGTACGCGGAAAAACGGGTGGACGGCTTTATCGTGCTTTATACCATGGCAGATGACCCCGTCCAGAAATTTCTTCTGGCCAATCAAATCCCCTTTGTCGTGCTGGGAACACCTGTTGATTATGAAAACGAAACCACCTATGTTGACAATGACAATAAGCTCATGGCCCGCACAGCTGTTGACCATTTGGTCCAAATGGGTCACCGCAATATTCTCTTTATCACAGATGACCTGACCAGCGAGGTCTACCTGGAGCGCTATATCGGCTACGGGATTGGCACTAGTTTAAATGATTTGCCCCGACACCCGTCCTTTTTATTTGATAAGTCGGATAGTAAGACTCTAGACAAGCTCTTGGATTATGTCCAGAGCCAGGCTATCAGCGCCTTGGTTGTTATCGATGATTTGACGGCCCTTAAGGTCATGGAATTTTTTAACCTCCACGGTTTGCGCGTGCCTGAGGACTTGTCCCTAGTGTCTTTCAATAATTCAGCCTATGCCCAGATTCTTCACCCCTATTTAACCTCCTTTGATATCAATATTAAAAATTTGGGGCGAATTGCCTTTGAGCGGGTTTGGGCTTTGGTTCAACAAAAGTCCAAGGTCAGGGCCAAGGTACTGGTTCCCTTTGACCTAAAAAAACGTGAAAGTGTCAAAAATATCCGAAAATCTTAA
- a CDS encoding glycoside hydrolase family 13 protein, translated as MADKWWQEATIYQIYPRSFKDSNGDGKGDLPGILEKLPYLKELGIDVIWINPVYASPMVDNGYDISDYYAINPEFGTLDDLRELLKQAHALGLKVIMDLVVNHTSDQHPWFKEARKSKDNPYRDYYLWQAASPDKMPNNWKSFQGTSAWTYDEKTQEAYFHIFDAKQPDLNWKNPRLRQEIYQMIAYWLDFGLDGFRLDAISHLQKEPWDFQIKSWEGDGPWAPFMNVKGIESYMTEIKAIFDHYGALSVGEASGVTSQEAPAWTDAETGFMTMIIEWEHNRRTPDNQGDVAGLIAVLKRWQEDLSQRGWNALYLENHDIPRIISAFGDASQACAKAFAVAYFLLRGTPLIFQGQEIGMTNGLFTSADQIDSRSVKLTYQDLLAQGLSEKEALAQATQWSRDHARLPMQWDASPQAGFTTGQPWMVLNSNYQTRNVQSQMAQEGSLFYLYKRLIALRHQEAVISRGSFSALETGQDRVFAYQRELDDKAYLILVNLAPQKLTLDLSNLDLAEWQELDLFNQPLILQDQLDLDAYDYHVYVRSRK; from the coding sequence ATGGCTGACAAGTGGTGGCAAGAGGCGACGATTTATCAAATTTATCCCCGTTCCTTTAAGGATAGTAATGGGGATGGCAAGGGAGATCTGCCAGGTATTCTTGAAAAACTTCCCTATCTAAAAGAACTGGGAATTGATGTGATTTGGATTAACCCTGTCTATGCCTCTCCAATGGTAGATAATGGCTATGATATTTCCGACTATTATGCTATCAATCCTGAATTTGGGACCTTGGATGATTTAAGGGAATTATTAAAACAGGCCCACGCACTAGGGTTAAAGGTTATCATGGATTTAGTGGTTAATCACACTTCGGACCAGCACCCTTGGTTTAAGGAAGCCAGAAAGTCTAAGGATAATCCTTACCGTGACTACTATCTTTGGCAAGCTGCCAGTCCTGATAAAATGCCCAATAATTGGAAGTCCTTTCAGGGGACTTCGGCTTGGACTTACGACGAGAAAACCCAAGAAGCCTATTTCCATATTTTTGATGCCAAACAACCCGACCTGAATTGGAAAAATCCCCGTCTACGCCAGGAAATCTATCAGATGATTGCCTACTGGTTAGACTTTGGCCTGGATGGTTTTCGCTTGGATGCCATCAGTCACCTTCAGAAAGAGCCCTGGGATTTTCAAATCAAATCTTGGGAAGGAGACGGCCCTTGGGCTCCCTTTATGAATGTCAAGGGAATCGAAAGCTATATGACTGAAATCAAGGCCATCTTTGATCACTATGGAGCCTTGAGTGTTGGCGAAGCCTCTGGTGTTACCAGTCAAGAGGCGCCAGCTTGGACCGATGCAGAAACTGGCTTTATGACCATGATTATTGAGTGGGAGCATAATCGTCGCACCCCAGATAATCAAGGTGATGTGGCAGGCCTAATTGCCGTTCTTAAGCGCTGGCAGGAGGACTTGAGCCAGCGAGGCTGGAATGCCCTCTATCTGGAAAATCATGATATTCCCCGAATTATTTCTGCCTTTGGGGATGCTAGCCAAGCTTGCGCAAAGGCTTTTGCTGTCGCCTATTTCCTCCTGAGAGGCACCCCCCTAATCTTTCAGGGGCAAGAGATAGGTATGACCAATGGCCTCTTTACCTCAGCAGACCAGATAGACTCAAGAAGTGTCAAGCTGACCTACCAGGACTTGCTGGCCCAGGGACTGAGTGAAAAGGAAGCCCTAGCTCAGGCTACCCAGTGGAGTCGAGATCACGCTCGCTTGCCCATGCAGTGGGATGCCAGCCCTCAAGCTGGCTTTACGACTGGTCAGCCTTGGATGGTGCTCAACAGCAATTACCAGACCAGAAATGTCCAGTCCCAAATGGCCCAAGAAGGCTCACTCTTTTATCTCTATAAGCGTTTGATTGCCCTTCGCCACCAGGAAGCTGTCATTAGCCGAGGGAGTTTTTCTGCTCTAGAGACAGGCCAAGACCGAGTTTTTGCCTACCAGAGGGAGCTGGATGACAAAGCTTATCTGATTTTAGTCAACCTAGCTCCGCAAAAGTTGACCCTAGACTTATCCAACCTGGACCTGGCAGAGTGGCAGGAGCTGGATTTGTTCAACCAACCTCTAATCTTGCAGGACCAGCTTGATTTAGATGCTTATGACTACCATGTCTATGTTCGTTCCAGAAAATAA
- a CDS encoding DUF7679 family protein has protein sequence MSRRKKIFYVQVEFLNGKRWHYQLPRDLQKPMRIYFHEHPKDWKNLLYGALINVPTDVYKEANNYQPLMHLARVRKLYYRYEEQYWRTRGQFLTRENWQTAGLKHFRQSLRFLRHDFNWRNKMTISLDYYRWRLRYRKSLEKIG, from the coding sequence ATGTCAAGACGAAAGAAGATATTTTATGTGCAAGTGGAATTTTTAAATGGCAAACGCTGGCATTATCAGCTTCCCCGTGACCTGCAAAAGCCCATGCGGATATATTTTCACGAGCATCCCAAGGACTGGAAAAATCTGCTCTACGGTGCTCTTATCAATGTTCCCACCGATGTCTATAAGGAGGCCAATAACTACCAGCCCCTCATGCATCTGGCCCGGGTTCGCAAGCTCTATTACCGCTATGAAGAGCAGTATTGGCGAACCAGGGGGCAGTTTTTGACCAGAGAAAATTGGCAGACAGCTGGTCTCAAGCACTTTCGCCAGAGCCTGCGCTTTCTCCGCCATGATTTTAACTGGCGAAACAAGATGACCATTTCTCTGGATTATTACCGCTGGCGGTTGCGCTACCGCAAATCTTTAGAAAAAATCGGCTAA
- a CDS encoding site-specific DNA-methyltransferase: MKKELEQLLSQNDEFLVEGRLNKNKLADLARKYDSGLINTLMTDPKISEHFFSKIQKGVLVFKKRYFSAVFEQ; encoded by the coding sequence ATGAAGAAAGAACTTGAGCAATTATTGTCACAAAATGATGAATTTTTAGTCGAAGGGCGATTGAATAAGAACAAACTAGCGGACCTAGCTCGAAAATATGATTCTGGCCTTATCAATACTCTTATGACTGATCCGAAAATTTCAGAACACTTCTTCTCGAAAATCCAAAAGGGTGTACTTGTTTTCAAAAAAAGATACTTTTCTGCAGTTTTTGAACAATAA
- a CDS encoding cyclase family protein: MVSLQEAFQAFKKAKLVDLTHQISETSPHFPALPALEKKDIFTLKDGFHVQQFTVVGQYGTHIDAPIHFVQGGKWLDELPLEELFLPLYVIDLSEKVAQNPNLELSVADILAFEEQHGQIEAGAFVAFRSDWSKRWPDQDAIRNLNAQGTQETPGWSREAIEFLIKERAVKALGHETLDTDSGQTAAKNGALLNEYYLLEQGIYQLEVMANLDQVPATGSFIAIAYPHWEKATGSPVRAVAYVQE; this comes from the coding sequence ATGGTCAGTTTACAAGAAGCTTTTCAAGCCTTTAAGAAGGCCAAATTAGTCGATTTAACCCATCAAATTTCTGAAACCAGTCCCCACTTTCCTGCCTTGCCGGCTCTGGAGAAGAAGGATATCTTTACCCTCAAGGACGGTTTTCATGTCCAACAATTCACCGTTGTTGGCCAGTACGGGACTCATATTGATGCCCCCATTCATTTTGTCCAAGGAGGCAAGTGGCTAGATGAGCTCCCTCTAGAAGAACTTTTTCTCCCCCTCTATGTCATTGATTTATCAGAAAAAGTTGCCCAAAATCCTAATCTTGAATTAAGTGTAGCCGATATTCTAGCATTTGAAGAGCAACATGGCCAGATTGAAGCTGGGGCCTTTGTCGCCTTCCGCAGTGATTGGTCCAAGAGATGGCCCGACCAGGACGCTATCAGAAATCTCAATGCCCAAGGCACTCAGGAAACCCCAGGCTGGAGTCGGGAAGCTATCGAATTTCTGATTAAGGAAAGAGCTGTTAAGGCTCTGGGGCATGAAACCCTGGATACGGATAGCGGTCAGACCGCTGCCAAAAATGGAGCCCTGCTTAACGAATACTATTTACTGGAGCAAGGGATCTACCAACTAGAGGTCATGGCCAATTTGGACCAGGTTCCAGCCACAGGCAGTTTCATCGCCATCGCCTATCCTCATTGGGAAAAGGCGACAGGCTCGCCCGTTCGGGCAGTGGCCTATGTCCAAGAATAA
- a CDS encoding adenine phosphoribosyltransferase, with product MDLKNYIASIENYPKEGITFRDISPLMADGPAYSYAVREIVQYASDKKIDMVVGPEARGFIVGCPVAYELGIGFAPVRKPGKLPREVISADYEKEYGIDTLTMHADAIKPSQRVLIVDDLLATGGTVKATIEMVERLGGVVAGCAFLIELDGLDGRKAIEGYDTKILMNFPG from the coding sequence ATGGATTTAAAAAACTACATTGCTTCAATTGAAAATTACCCTAAAGAAGGCATTACCTTTCGTGACATCAGCCCCTTGATGGCAGACGGTCCAGCTTACAGCTATGCGGTTCGTGAAATTGTTCAATACGCTAGCGACAAGAAGATTGATATGGTCGTTGGACCAGAAGCCCGTGGCTTCATTGTTGGTTGTCCAGTTGCCTATGAATTGGGGATTGGTTTTGCACCTGTTCGTAAGCCTGGAAAATTGCCTCGCGAAGTTATATCCGCTGACTATGAAAAGGAATATGGGATTGACACTTTAACCATGCATGCCGATGCTATTAAGCCTAGTCAAAGGGTTCTGATTGTCGATGACCTCCTGGCAACGGGTGGTACGGTTAAGGCTACTATCGAGATGGTTGAACGTCTGGGTGGTGTCGTTGCCGGCTGTGCCTTCTTGATTGAGTTGGATGGTCTTGATGGTCGCAAGGCTATCGAAGGTTACGATACAAAGATTTTGATGAACTTCCCTGGTTGA
- a CDS encoding O-acetylhomoserine aminocarboxypropyltransferase/cysteine synthase family protein — MTQDYSFETLQLHAGQPIDSDTKSRAVPIYQTTSYVFDDAQAAEDIFALRQPANIYSRITNPTVAVFEDRMAALEKGVGAVATASGMAAITYSILALAHAGDHVVAATTLYGGTFNLLKETLPRYGITTSFVNVDNLDEVAAALQDNTKLVLIETLGNPLINIPDIEAVAKIAHNHKIPLVIDNTFATPYLINVFEHGADIAVHSATKFIGGHGTSIGGVIVDSGRFDWEASGKFPQFVEEDPSYHNLSYTRDIGAAAFVTAVRTQLLRDLGACLSPFNAFLLLQGLETLSLRVDRHLENTKKIVDFLENHPKVEKVNYPGLPSSPYYDLAKKYLPKGAGSIFTFHVKGGSKEARAVIDSLEIFSDLANVADAKSLVVHPATTTHGQLSEEDLVACGISQNQIRLSIGLENGNDLIADLSQALEKI, encoded by the coding sequence ATGACCCAAGATTATTCCTTTGAAACCCTGCAGCTTCATGCTGGTCAGCCCATCGACTCGGATACCAAGTCGCGAGCTGTGCCCATTTACCAGACAACCTCTTATGTCTTTGACGATGCTCAAGCAGCTGAGGACATCTTTGCCCTGAGACAACCAGCTAATATCTACTCCCGCATCACCAATCCGACGGTGGCTGTTTTTGAAGACCGCATGGCGGCCCTTGAGAAGGGCGTGGGAGCAGTAGCAACAGCATCGGGTATGGCCGCTATCACCTACAGCATCTTGGCCTTGGCCCATGCTGGGGATCACGTGGTTGCCGCCACCACCCTCTACGGAGGCACCTTCAACTTGCTCAAAGAAACCCTCCCTCGCTACGGGATTACAACAAGCTTTGTCAATGTCGATAATCTAGATGAAGTCGCAGCGGCCCTCCAGGACAATACCAAGTTGGTCCTGATTGAGACCCTAGGCAACCCGCTTATTAATATCCCTGATATTGAAGCTGTGGCGAAAATTGCTCATAATCACAAGATTCCTCTGGTTATTGATAATACCTTTGCGACTCCATATTTGATTAATGTTTTTGAACATGGGGCTGACATCGCTGTTCATTCGGCTACAAAGTTTATTGGTGGTCACGGAACCTCTATCGGGGGTGTTATTGTTGATAGTGGTCGCTTTGATTGGGAGGCTTCTGGCAAGTTCCCCCAATTTGTTGAGGAGGATCCTTCCTACCACAACCTTAGTTATACCAGAGATATTGGAGCGGCAGCCTTTGTGACAGCCGTTCGGACCCAGCTTTTGCGTGACCTCGGCGCTTGTTTGTCGCCTTTCAATGCCTTCTTGCTTCTCCAAGGCCTAGAAACCCTCTCCTTGCGGGTTGACCGTCATTTGGAAAACACCAAGAAGATTGTGGATTTCTTGGAAAATCATCCCAAGGTTGAGAAGGTCAATTATCCTGGCCTGCCATCCAGTCCCTATTACGACTTGGCGAAAAAATATCTGCCTAAGGGAGCAGGCTCTATCTTTACCTTCCATGTCAAGGGAGGCAGTAAGGAAGCTAGAGCAGTTATTGATAGCTTAGAAATTTTCTCCGACTTGGCCAATGTGGCCGATGCCAAATCTCTGGTAGTCCACCCAGCGACAACCACCCACGGACAACTATCTGAGGAAGACTTGGTAGCTTGCGGTATTAGTCAAAATCAAATCCGCCTGTCTATCGGCTTGGAAAACGGCAATGACTTAATTGCCGATTTGAGTCAAGCTTTGGAAAAAATTTAA
- a CDS encoding Fic family protein encodes MDLIARLKLEREGKLHGGIYDITQKRFAYNSNKIEGSRLTQEQTNLIFETQSIANIGQEGIKLDDLIESTNHFKCFDFILDSLEQELTQDYLKQLHSLLKSGTSSQNNPLTPVGHYKIVDNEVGSIATVSAQHTEEAMLSLLIGYQSDSNKSLDQIARFHVSFERIHPFADGNGRIGRLLAFKECLKNGLVPFIAYDSNKLAYYGALANAQEKDEFSPLFAYFQEEQAFYANWLKTKGFTGPINEKLKSDEI; translated from the coding sequence ATGGACTTAATTGCAAGATTAAAGTTGGAGAGAGAAGGCAAGCTTCATGGTGGCATTTATGATATTACCCAAAAGCGTTTTGCCTACAATTCCAACAAGATTGAAGGCAGTCGCTTAACGCAAGAACAGACCAATCTTATTTTTGAAACCCAGTCCATTGCCAATATCGGCCAGGAGGGAATCAAGCTTGATGACCTGATTGAAAGCACCAATCATTTCAAGTGTTTTGATTTCATTCTAGACTCACTGGAGCAGGAACTGACGCAAGACTATCTCAAGCAACTGCACAGTTTATTAAAATCTGGCACCAGTTCGCAAAACAATCCCCTGACCCCAGTTGGTCATTATAAGATTGTGGATAATGAAGTCGGTTCTATTGCGACGGTTTCCGCCCAACATACCGAAGAAGCTATGCTTTCTCTTTTGATTGGTTATCAATCTGACTCAAACAAATCTTTAGATCAAATTGCTCGCTTTCATGTTAGCTTTGAGCGCATTCATCCCTTTGCGGATGGCAATGGCCGAATCGGTCGACTTCTAGCCTTCAAAGAATGTTTGAAAAATGGTCTAGTTCCCTTTATCGCTTATGATAGCAATAAGCTCGCCTACTATGGGGCTCTAGCCAATGCCCAAGAAAAGGATGAATTCAGCCCTCTTTTCGCATATTTCCAAGAGGAGCAGGCCTTCTATGCCAATTGGCTCAAGACCAAGGGTTTTACAGGACCAATCAACGAGAAACTAAAATCAGATGAAATATAA
- a CDS encoding nucleotidyltransferase domain-containing protein gives MEFTSLWQEFSKIPEVEAIALGGSRATDNYDETSDYDLYIYCSSIPDEATRLTILKRFCSHIEVGNHFWELEDDCTLMSGQDIDILYRDINQIRNELVDVVEKCKIQNAYTTCLWHNVLNSKILYDSSDKLKCIVNRFDIDYPQKLKQTILSHHMNLLTGYLPSYDKQIIKAAMRKDIVSFNHRVTAFLETYFDLIFALNMLTHPGEKRMIDYAEQNAQYLPRHFQKNIKRLIYGATGHPNEIQDMLNDILNELTLLLHNN, from the coding sequence ATGGAATTTACATCTCTTTGGCAAGAATTTTCAAAAATCCCAGAGGTTGAAGCAATCGCTCTAGGTGGCTCTCGAGCAACTGATAATTATGATGAAACATCTGACTATGATCTTTACATTTACTGTTCATCAATTCCTGACGAAGCCACACGATTAACCATATTAAAAAGATTCTGCTCGCACATAGAAGTAGGGAATCATTTTTGGGAACTTGAAGACGATTGCACTTTAATGTCTGGCCAAGACATTGACATCCTCTATAGAGATATTAATCAGATAAGAAATGAGCTAGTAGATGTTGTTGAAAAATGCAAAATCCAAAACGCATATACCACCTGTTTATGGCATAATGTTCTGAACTCAAAAATTCTTTATGATTCCAGTGATAAGCTAAAATGTATTGTTAACAGATTTGATATTGACTATCCACAAAAACTAAAACAGACTATCCTCAGTCACCATATGAACTTACTAACTGGTTATCTTCCATCCTACGATAAGCAAATTATCAAAGCAGCCATGCGTAAAGATATTGTTAGCTTTAATCATAGAGTTACAGCGTTTTTAGAAACTTACTTTGATTTAATATTTGCACTTAATATGCTGACCCATCCAGGTGAAAAACGAATGATAGACTATGCAGAACAAAATGCACAGTATTTACCTAGACATTTTCAAAAGAATATAAAAAGATTAATTTATGGGGCAACTGGCCATCCCAATGAAATTCAGGATATGCTCAATGATATACTCAATGAATTAACACTATTGCTACATAATAATTGA
- a CDS encoding site-specific DNA-methyltransferase, which yields MYLFSKKDTFLQFLNNKEFLPDSFTAYKTKIGLATGDNKYLSENNAVVLNFPYKDCILEGGQDKEDAKRQEVFFNETLAPTEINRLLDDKVLTNFKRFDQNGEHEVEELKDTDNLIIKGNNLIALHSLKKRFAGKVKLIYIDVPYNTGSDSFNHSTWLTFMKNRLMVARELLSKEGVIFVHLDDNEVKYLGVLLDEIFGRENFIELVTVVNNPRGRDYGGIANMHEFTRGASYT from the coding sequence GTGTACTTGTTTTCAAAAAAAGATACTTTTCTGCAGTTTTTGAACAATAAAGAATTTCTTCCAGATAGTTTTACGGCTTATAAAACAAAAATCGGCTTGGCGACAGGTGATAATAAGTACCTATCTGAGAATAATGCGGTGGTTCTAAATTTCCCTTACAAAGATTGTATTTTGGAAGGTGGACAAGATAAGGAAGACGCCAAACGTCAAGAAGTCTTCTTCAACGAAACTCTGGCACCGACTGAAATCAACCGACTCTTAGACGATAAAGTCCTGACCAACTTTAAACGCTTTGACCAAAATGGTGAACATGAGGTTGAAGAACTGAAAGACACAGACAACCTCATCATCAAAGGCAATAATCTCATCGCTCTCCATAGTCTCAAGAAACGCTTTGCTGGGAAAGTGAAGTTGATTTATATTGATGTTCCCTATAATACAGGTTCAGATAGTTTTAATCACTCTACATGGTTGACTTTTATGAAAAATCGACTGATGGTTGCCCGAGAATTATTATCCAAGGAAGGAGTAATTTTTGTACATTTGGATGATAATGAAGTAAAGTATCTTGGCGTACTTTTAGATGAAATTTTTGGAAGAGAAAACTTTATTGAGCTTGTAACTGTCGTTAATAATCCTCGTGGTCGTGATTATGGTGGAATTGCTAATATGCATGAGTTTACCCGTGGTGCTAGTTATACTTAA
- the pcrA gene encoding DNA helicase PcrA, with amino-acid sequence MNPLLNGMNDKQAEAVRTTQGPLLIMAGAGSGKTRVLTHRIAYLIDEKMVNPWNILAITFTNKAAREMRERAMLLNPATEETLIATFHSMCVRILRREADHIGYDRNFTIVDPGEQRTLMKRIIKGFNMDSKKWNERAILGTISNAKNDLIDEVAYEQQAGDMYTQIVAKCYKAYQEELRRSEAMDFDDLIMLTLRLFDSNPDVLAYYQQRYQYIHVDEYQDTNHAQYQLVKLLASRFKNICVVGDADQSIYGWRGADMQNILDFEKDYPEAKVVLLEENYRSTKKILQAANDVINNNRNRRPKKLWTQNDEGQEIVYYQAHDERDEAVFVASTIDQEVRENRRDFKDFAVLYRTNAQSRTIEEALLKSNIPYTMVGGTKFYSRKEIRDVISYLNVIANTHDNISYERIVNEPKRGVGPGTLEKIRTFALEQNLSLLEASEQIMLSPIKGKAAQAVWDLANSLLNLRADLDNYSLTELVEAVLDKTGYLEALQVQNTLESQARIENIEEFLTVTKNFDENKDDAPEDEAGLDKLSRFLNDLALIADTDDGDVESAEVTLMTLHAAKGLEFPVVFLIGMEENVFPLSRAAEDPDELEEERRLAYVGITRAEEVLYLTNANSRTLFGKSNYNRPTRFIREISDDLLDYQGLARPANSSFAATYRDSGETKFGQGMSLAQALQTRKAQAAPKSFATARPAVAQAQGAGASDKSAVDWQIGDIAHHRKWGDGTVLEVSGTGKTQELKIKFPEVGLKKVLASVAPIEKK; translated from the coding sequence ATGAATCCTTTATTGAATGGAATGAACGACAAGCAAGCAGAAGCGGTCAGAACTACTCAGGGGCCGCTTTTGATTATGGCTGGGGCCGGTTCTGGTAAGACCCGAGTCCTGACCCATAGGATTGCCTATTTAATTGATGAAAAAATGGTTAATCCCTGGAATATTTTGGCCATTACCTTTACCAATAAGGCAGCCAGGGAAATGCGGGAGCGAGCCATGCTCCTCAATCCAGCCACCGAAGAAACCCTGATTGCCACCTTCCACTCCATGTGTGTGCGAATTTTACGACGGGAGGCCGACCATATCGGCTACGACCGCAATTTTACCATTGTCGATCCCGGTGAGCAACGCACCCTGATGAAACGGATTATCAAGGGTTTCAACATGGATTCTAAGAAGTGGAATGAGAGGGCTATTCTGGGCACCATTTCTAATGCCAAAAATGACCTGATTGATGAAGTGGCTTATGAGCAGCAGGCAGGGGATATGTACACCCAGATTGTGGCCAAGTGCTACAAGGCCTATCAGGAAGAACTTCGTCGCAGCGAGGCCATGGACTTTGATGACCTGATTATGCTGACTTTGCGGCTCTTTGACAGCAATCCTGATGTCCTAGCCTACTACCAACAGCGTTACCAGTATATCCATGTCGATGAGTATCAAGATACCAACCACGCCCAGTATCAGCTGGTTAAGCTTTTGGCTTCCCGTTTTAAGAATATTTGTGTTGTCGGTGATGCCGACCAATCCATCTACGGCTGGCGGGGGGCTGATATGCAGAATATCCTAGATTTTGAAAAGGATTATCCTGAAGCCAAGGTCGTTCTTCTGGAGGAAAATTATCGCTCTACCAAGAAGATTCTCCAAGCGGCCAACGATGTCATCAACAATAATCGCAACCGCAGACCCAAGAAACTCTGGACCCAAAATGATGAGGGACAAGAAATTGTTTATTATCAGGCTCATGATGAAAGGGATGAAGCTGTCTTTGTTGCCTCAACCATTGACCAAGAGGTCAGGGAAAATAGGCGTGATTTCAAGGACTTCGCTGTCCTCTATCGGACCAATGCCCAGTCGCGGACCATTGAAGAAGCCCTGCTCAAGTCCAACATCCCCTACACCATGGTCGGGGGCACCAAGTTCTACAGCCGTAAGGAAATTCGTGATGTCATTTCCTACCTCAATGTTATAGCCAATACCCATGACAATATCAGCTATGAGCGGATTGTCAATGAACCCAAGCGGGGTGTGGGACCAGGAACGCTGGAGAAAATTCGGACTTTTGCTCTAGAGCAGAATCTCAGCCTGCTGGAAGCTTCCGAGCAAATTATGCTTTCTCCTATCAAGGGCAAGGCTGCCCAAGCCGTCTGGGATTTGGCCAATAGTCTGCTCAATCTGCGGGCTGATTTGGACAACTATAGTCTGACCGAATTGGTTGAAGCGGTCTTGGACAAGACAGGCTATTTGGAGGCCCTCCAGGTGCAAAATACCTTGGAAAGTCAAGCACGAATTGAAAATATTGAAGAATTCCTGACCGTTACCAAGAATTTCGATGAGAACAAGGACGATGCCCCAGAAGATGAGGCTGGTCTGGACAAGCTTAGCCGTTTCCTCAATGACTTGGCTCTGATTGCTGATACCGATGATGGCGATGTTGAGTCGGCAGAAGTCACCCTCATGACCCTGCATGCCGCTAAGGGACTGGAATTCCCAGTTGTCTTTCTGATTGGTATGGAGGAAAATGTCTTCCCCCTCAGCCGAGCCGCCGAAGACCCCGATGAATTGGAAGAAGAGCGTCGCCTGGCCTATGTCGGCATCACTCGGGCAGAAGAAGTCCTCTACCTGACCAACGCCAACAGCCGGACCCTCTTTGGGAAATCCAACTACAACCGACCAACTCGCTTTATCAGGGAAATTTCTGATGACCTGCTGGACTACCAAGGTCTGGCAAGGCCGGCCAATAGCTCCTTTGCCGCTACCTATCGTGATAGCGGAGAGACTAAGTTTGGTCAAGGCATGAGTCTGGCCCAAGCCTTGCAGACCAGAAAGGCACAAGCAGCACCAAAATCCTTTGCGACTGCTCGGCCAGCCGTAGCCCAAGCCCAAGGGGCTGGTGCTTCTGATAAATCCGCTGTCGATTGGCAGATTGGTGATATTGCCCACCACCGCAAATGGGGAGATGGCACGGTGCTAGAAGTCTCAGGCACTGGCAAGACTCAGGAACTCAAAATCAAATTCCCAGAAGTCGGCCTCAAGAAGGTCCTGGCAAGCGTCGCTCCAATTGAGAAGAAGTAA